One Candida dubliniensis CD36 chromosome 1, complete sequence genomic region harbors:
- a CDS encoding protoporphyrinogen oxidase, putative (Similar to S. cerevisiae HEM14;~Similar to C. albicans HEM14), whose amino-acid sequence MTLITLPQNAKVAVLGAGISGLTFTYFLSKLRPDLQFTVFEKSTRPGGWMSSPKLHVNNTNESILFEKGPRTLRGVKDGTLLMLDILRKLDLDSQIEVINEKCEANKKYVLDSSGEIIQVPNSIGTTIEFLKNVKCVDRKLITGILKEPFVKPIKEDETIEQFFKRRLGSTVLTDNVASSIIHGIYAGDVGKLSIKSIMSFMKDIENQSGSIVKHIFKSLYSTQNKKQEQLSQELQTYQQLISPNSELLTLQKTLKRYPMIKLHDGMETLPKYLAQYLINNTNTQIKYNTSIQDIDAVTGKVNGESYDHIRSTINTHDLAKTLPTTDPLVPELKSIEYVSIFLTNVYSRSSNLIPKGKSGFGFLSPRYRNVWKNPDALLGTIYDSDIENNVEGLFVDTKPVHNPNNKITIMMGGHYYTNWSIPSNSVNLKIVKDILTSKLKVDLSKFNIKVIKDGEPLQIDEINDNDLVISYNFHSDCIPQYNLGYQETKDKVNQILDQGYKLSFGGTVFADGVGVPDCVLNGFKDALKLK is encoded by the coding sequence ATGACTTTAATAACTCTACCTCAAAATGCAAAAGTGGCAGTTTTAGGAGCAGGAATTCTGGGATTGACATTCACGTATTTCCTTTCCAAGCTACGTCCAGATTTACAATTCACTGTATTTGAAAAACTGACAAGACCTGGTGGCTGGATGTCATCTCCTAAATTACATGTCAACAATACCaatgaatcaattctttttgaaaAGGGACCAAGAACTTTACGTGGAGTTAAAGATGGGACTTTATTAATGCTTGATATTTTGAGGAAATTAGATTTGGATTCTCAAATAGAagtaattaatgaaaaatgtgAGGCCAATAAGAAATACGTTCTTGATTCTTCTGGAGAAATCATTCAAGTTCCTAATTCAATTGgtacaacaattgaatttcttAAAAATGTGAAATGTGTGGATAGGAAACTAATAACTGGAATATTAAAAGAACCATTTGTTAAACCAATAAAAGAAGatgaaacaattgaacaatttttcaaaagaagATTAGGCAGTACTGTACTTACAGACAATGTTGCCAGTTCTATTATTCATGGGATATATGCTGGTGATGTTGGGAAATTAAGTATTAAAAGTATTATGTCATTTATgaaagatattgaaaatcaatCGGGATCAATAGTCAAacatattttcaaatcccTTTATTCAACACAAAATAAGAAACAGGAGCAGTTGTCTCAAGAATTACAAACATATCAGCAGTTAATATCTCCAAATTCAGAATTATTGACTCTACAAAAAACATTGAAACGATACCCCATGATCAAATTACATGATGGAATGGAAACATTACCTAAATATTTAGCACAATATTTAATCAACAACACTAACACCCAGATTAAATACAATACTTCTATACAAGATATAGATGCCGTGACAGGGAAAGTCAATGGTGAATCATATGATCATATCCGATCCACTATCAATACCCATGATTTAGCGAAAACATTACCAACAACTGATCCATTAGTACCAGAATTGAAATCCATTGAATATGTGagtatttttttaaccAATGTTTATTCAAGATCTTCAAATTTGATTCCTAAAGGTAAATCTGGGTTTGGATTTTTATCGCCACGATACAGAAATGTTTGGAAGAATCCTGATGCATTATTAGGAACAATTTATGATTCTGATATCGAAAATAATGTTGAAGGACTCTTTGTTGATACTAAACCAGTTCATAATcccaataataaaataactATTATGATGGGTGGTCATTATTATACAAATTGGTCAATTCCTTCAAATTCagtaaatttgaaaattgttaAAGATATATTGacatcaaaattaaaagttgatttatcaaaattcaatataaaAGTGATTAAAGATGGTGAACCTTTACAAATagatgaaattaatgataatgatctTGTAATTTCATATAATTTCCATTCAGATTGTATTCCTCAATATAATTTAGGTTATCAAGAAACAAAAGATAAAGtgaatcaaattcttgatCAAGGTTATAAGCTCTCATTTGGAGGAACGGTGTTTGCTGATGGTGTTGGTGTTCCCGATTGTGTGTTAAACGGGTTTAAAGATGccttgaaattgaaatag
- a CDS encoding myotubularin-related protein 1, putative (Similar to S. cerevisiae YMR1), giving the protein MENVFKVENVILNRRGYHIPGILILSSFHLVFSFTSNASASTNPKEIWICYPMIEKISKARGSSWINHSNGNTIKNRNAGTQVDNTPKIVMKGFDHYSASHIRLQCKDFTYYSFDFMNDLICSEVFTKLSSLITISKTENDIRQLYAYSYKPNMHEQNLDVKGWQFYDPIEEYKRLELVQANSQYWRVTTLNTEYKFSPSYPKVLIVPSTISDNVLKHAGKFRSKQRIPAIVYKHKSGINGNVIARCAQPLVGLNIQNRSIQDEKLIGEIFLCQERERRDKIDNSCGSSNNVDDEFQREQPQRNLLVDLRPVTNAMAQHALGAGTENVDYYRGRSNLNPKDNTKDKGEREINSSQRIRHIDKIFCNIDNIHVMRDAVNKLSAILNDLDRYPATYDKSSASSALLQQALTKTQWLNRLSIILQSVDRITKSIHLNNTNVIIHCSDGWDRTSQVSALSQLCLDPFYRTLKGFMILVEKEWTSFGFKFATRADHGGCIGAIMKKEIKSTSVQDETNQNEPNSGQSLESSMYGESSANDNSQSVTSIGSGAAASVSSFFQRAARAAREIKNTAQNGLSSSPSPEDGADGSSYPSSASIYNGSNEKSPIFHQFLDCVYQIYRQNPTQFEFNSRFLKRLFYHYYSCQYGTFLCDSEKELYEVYKVQDSTVSVWDYFNSRPSEFLNNSYAKDAIEDNDGVIFFNFADLKWWFELYGRSDEEMNGLSNSLDRKFAQMGLNRKE; this is encoded by the coding sequence ATGGAAAACGTTTTCAAAGTGGAAAATGTCATTTTGAATAGACGAGGATATCATATTCCAGGAATACTTATTTTATCTTCCTTCCATTTGGTTTTCAGTTTCACATCTAATGCATCGGCATCTACTAATCCAAAAGAAATATGGATATGTTATCCCATGATAgagaaaatttcaaaagcTAGAGGCTCGTCGTGGATTAATCACAGTAACGGCAATACTataaaaaatagaaatgcAGGGACACAGGTGGATAATACCCCCAAAATAGTGATGAAAGGATTTGATCATTATAGTGCGTCACATATTCGGTTGCAATGCAAGGATTTCACATATTActcatttgatttcatgAATGATTTAATATGTAGTGAGGTGTTCACAAAGTTGAGCTCGCTCATTACCATCTCAAAGACTGAAAATGACATTAGACAGTTATATGCATATTCTTACAAACCAAACATGCATGAACAGAATTTAGATGTCAAAGGTTGGCAATTTTACGACCCCATTGAGGAGTATAAAAGATTGGAACTAGTACAAGCAAACAGTCAGTACTGGAGAGTCACTACTCTTAATACAGAGTACAAGTTTTCTCCAAGTTATCCCAAGGTATTAATAGTGCCCAGTACTATATCCGATAATGTATTGAAACATGCAGGTAAGTTTAGATCTAAACAGAGAATACCGGCAATAGTTTATAAGCATAAGTCGGGCATCAATGGGAACGTTATAGCTAGATGTGCTCAACCTCTAGTTGGTCTCAACATACAGAATAGATCGATACAggatgaaaaattgattggaGAGATATTTCTTTGTCAGGAACGAGAGAGAAGGGacaaaattgataattcgTGTGGAAGCAGTAACAATGTTGACGATGAGTTCCAACGTGAGCAACCGCAACGCAACTTGTTAGTAGACCTAAGGCCAGTAACAAATGCTATGGCACAACATGCCTTGGGTGCAGGTACGGAAAATGTTGATTATTACCGTGGAAGACTGAATCTTAACCCCAAGGACAACACTAAAGATAAAGGAGAACGTGAAATTAACTCTTCGCAACGTATAAGGCATATTGACAAGATTTTTTGCAACATTGATAATATTCATGTCATGAGAGACGCAGTTAATAAATTGTCTGCAATATTGAATGACTTAGATAGATATCCTGCTACTTATGATAAACTGTCAGCTTCTAGTGCTTTGTTACAACAGGCTTTGACAAAAACACAATGGTTAAACAGATTATCTATAATTTTACAATCAGTTGATCGTATTACCAAGTCAATACATTTGAATAATACAAATGTAATTATTCATTGCTCGGACGGTTGGGATCGAACTTCTCAAGTATCAGCATTGTCACAACTTTGTCTTGATCCTTTCTATCGAACTTTGAAAGGGTTTATGATActtgttgaaaaagaatgGACTAGTTTTGGATTCAAGTTTGCCACTAGAGCTGATCACGGTGGGTGTATTGGTGCAATTATGAAGAAGGAGATTAAAAGTACCCTGGTTCAAGATGAGACTAATCAGAATGAACCGAATTCTGGACAGTCTTTGGAAAGCTCGATGTACGGTGAATCCCTGGCCAATGATAACTCGCAAAGTGTAACAAGTATTGGCAGTGGAGCAGCAGCAAGTGTATCTTCATTTTTCCAGAGAGCAGCAAGAGCAGCAagagaaataaaaaacacAGCTCAAAACGGTCTTTCGTCGTCACCAAGTCCAGAAGATGGAGCCGATGGTAGCAGTTATCCATCATCTGCTTCTATCTACAATGGTAGCAATGAGAAATCACCCATATTTCACCAATTTTTAGATTGCGTGTACCAGATATATCGTCAGAATCCAACACAATTTGAGTTCAACAGCCGTTTCCTCAAAAGATtgttttatcattattactCGTGCCAATATGGTACATTCTTGTGCGACTCAGAAAAGGAATTATATGAGGTCTACAAAGTTCAAGATAGTACAGTATCCGTGTGGGACTATTTTAATTCTCGACCCTCAGAATTCTTGAATAATCTGTATGCAAAAGATGCAattgaagataatgatggtgttatatttttcaattttgctGATCTTAAGTGGTGGTTTGAATTATACGGAAGAagtgatgaagaaatgaaTGGGTTATCTAATTCTCTTGATCGAAAGTTTGCACAAATGGGATTAAATAGGAAAGAATAG
- a CDS encoding transcription factor, putative (Similar to S. cerevisiae MSN4) → MSQDFQPLFETTPYFNSQMLNNIPMINGNNTNNNNSGTDNTATTTINTNTNTNTGNNNPPNVNETIDLLSFPETTHLSDEIFFNNYQFNSQLGSESNYNSLLSQQQQQQQQQQFLYNQQPQPQSYQQDQRINQINSATSAHSFDNELASNISSNSLNTYFSNPNASSSASSSSSSSSFSSGSTNNNNGNGNTGNNNNNNNNNQATSKVPTTPQQFIHHGRQNSTSIPIDQLTLLSLRTPGTTKPINNQLIPQNQFNNLQQPNFDSYSPTSQPSLQSQNPNQLKQGFQPISSTNSALVNNVSVDANTIAAAVAAATAATEDITAGPVLEEGTINPRQLFNNKLGTSMSSPSLSTLFVNNRSQQQPPQQQQNIQSLPTSAIPPDQQSIQQLAMLQLQQQQQQQQVPVSHKRSSSTPHFDFKINDDFTNSISTWFNNQNGFDPNQIEEEENNNNNNNKLFVNPNGILKPHTKSRNHSYSSGVMHSSRGTSRRNSVQLLNNNNNGNTNGNGNGNGGNNVVTTITNGLTTNSLHGSPITLTTAHFENINEENDSINDTSIDINNIGITTKSKSITTSVDGDGDGDAKHSRKRRKSSSAINMGESSIGPLSDSPSISPTNSNTNNGTTTGTTAATTTATKNFTKEESMKKKSTSTSTNTGTTTTKNERKKSSTNTHNNVSPNGSNNNSQASFSCNECDKQFKRSEHLKRHQRSVHSNDRPFACKYCEKKFSRSDNLAQHLKTHSKIDSNGNSIIVYGNPSNHGRKDKKKSV, encoded by the coding sequence ATGTCTCAAGATTTCCAACctttatttgaaacaacTCCATATTTCAATTCACAAATgttaaataatattccaATGATTAACGGGAAtaataccaacaacaataatagtgGTACAGATAACACCGCCACAACCACcatcaacaccaacaccaacaccaacacgGGTAACAATAATCCACCTAATGTTaatgaaacaattgatttgcTTTCATTCCCAGAAACAACTCATTTAAGtgatgaaatatttttcaataattatcaattcaattctcaATTAGGGTCAGAATCTAATTACAATTCCCTTTTgtcacaacaacaacagcagcaacaacaacaacaatttttatataatcAACAGCCACAACCACAATCATATCAGCAAGATCAGAGAATCAATCAGATAAATAGTGCTACTTCGGCACattcatttgataatgaattggCTAGTAAtatatcatcaaattcattaaacaCGTATTTTTCAAACCCAAATGCGTCTTCATCAGcttcatcatcgtcatcatcactGTCATTTTCTTCTGGTTCCacaaataacaacaatggCAATGGCAACACTggtaacaacaacaacaacaacaacaacaatcaagCGACTTCAAAAGTACCTACTACGCCACAACAATTTATCCATCATGGTAGACAAAATTCAACTTCAATTCccattgatcaattgacattattatctttaaGAACTCCTGGTAcaacaaaaccaataaataatcaattgattccccaaaatcaattcaacaatttacaacaaccaaATTTTGATAGTTATTCACCAACTTCACAACCATCATTGCAACTGCAAAAcccaaatcaattaaaacaagGTTTCCAACCAATATCATCGACAAATTCTGCTTTAGTGAATAACGTTAGTGTGGATGCAAATACtattgctgctgctgtGGCTGCTGCCACTGCTGCTACTGAAGATATTACTGCTGGTCCAGTACTTGAAGAAGGTACAATAAATCCTCGTCaacttttcaataataaactaGGGACTTCAATGAGTTCTCCAAGTTTGTCAACATTATTTGTAAATAATCGTTCACAACAGCAGCCAccacagcaacaacaaaatatcCAATCTTTACCAACATCGGCAATACCACCAGATCAACAATCCATACAACAATTGGCAATGCtacaattacaacaacaacaacaacaacaacaagtacCTGTAAGTCATAAACGAAGCAGTTCTACTCCacattttgatttcaaaataaatgatGACTTTACAAATTCTATATCAACTTGGtttaataatcaaaatggATTTGATCCTAATCAAAtagaagaggaagaaaataataacaataataataataaattatttgttaaTCCAAATGGAATACTTAAACCTCATACTAAAAGTAGAAATCATTCTTATTCTAGTGGTGTAATGCATTCTAGTCGAGGTACTAGTAGAAGAAATTCtgttcaattattaaataataacaacaacggGAACACTAATGGCAATGGCAATGGCAATGGGGGTAATAATGTAGTTACCACCATTACCAATGGATTAACTACAAATTCATTACATGGATCCCCAATTACTTTAACAACAGCacattttgaaaatattaatgaagaaaatgataGTATTAATGATACAagtattgatattaataacaTTGGTATAACCACCAAATCTAAATCTATAACTACTAGTGTTGATGGAGATGGTGATGGAGATGCTAAACATagtagaaaaagaagaaaaagttcATCAGCAATTAATATGGGTGAATCTTCTATTGGTCCATTATCTGATTCTCCTTCAATTTCACCTACTAATAGTAATACCAATAATGGTACAACTACTGGAACTACTGCTGCTACCACCACCGCCACCAAAAATTTTActaaagaagaatcaatgaaaaagaaatccaCATCTACATCCACTAACACCggtactactactaccaaaAATGAACgtaaaaaatcatcaaccaATACCCATAATAATGTATCACCTAATGgttctaataataattctcaAGCATCATTTTCATGTAATGAATGTGATAAGCAATTTAAACGTTCAGAACATTTAAAAAGACATCAAAGATCAGTTCATTCTAATGATCGTCCATTTGCTTGTAAATattgtgaaaaaaaatttagtCGATCAGATAATTTAGCTCAACATTTAAAAACTCATAgtaaaattgattctaatggtaattcaataattgtttatgGAAATCCTAGTAATCATGGAagaaaagataaaaaaaaatctgtataa
- a CDS encoding U2 small nuclear ribonucleoprotein B, putative (Similar to C. albicans MSL1;~Similar to S. cerevisiae MSL1): MPSTKRSSSIEKAHQDSKKKVKLDYLNLKPSQTLYVKNLNNKINKKVLLHNLYLLFSAFGDIISINLHNGYAFIIFTNLNSATLALRNLKNQDFFDKPLVLNYSVKESKVISHEKEKSQDDEEEEVMPSYE; the protein is encoded by the coding sequence ATGCCTAGCACAAAAAGATCATCATCTATTGAAAAAGCCCATCAAGACtctaaaaagaaagtgaaACTAGATTACCTAAATCTCAAACCATCACAAACTTTATATGTCAAAAATCTCAATAACAAGATCAATAAAAAAGTTTTACTACATAACTTGTACTTACTATTTTCTGCATTTGGAGATATAATTTCTATAAATCTACACAATGGTTACGCCTTTATAATATTTACTAACTTGAACCTGGCAACATTGGCTTTaagaaatttgaaaaaccaagatttttttgataaaccACTTGTTCTAAATTATTCTGTCAAAGAATCTAAAGTTATTTCCCatgagaaagaaaaatcacaagacgatgaagaagaagaagtaatGCCACTGTACGAATAA
- a CDS encoding ATPase, putative (Similar to C. albicans AFG12;~Similar to S. cerevisiae AFG1) has translation MIRVVAKTVIRINTQWKFYCTVSGGVQGVEGRVPRVTQKSESTTSSLTITDPYLIYLGYIQQGILEKDESQLRVMKEFQKLYHRVLDYTPPEELQIQLSLILRQIEVNQAKQTDRNNKFSPMRLFKQDPELKRKQLVRYITDEEELQNFASPQGLLINGEVGCGKSMLMDIFAASLPHKSKMRWHYNNFILWVFSEMHKIQQQRMLQVGSQKYTMENEFLLYEVAQKMVQKNSILMLDEFVLPDIASANIIKILFTFFFKLGGVLVATSNKLPEELYSTDFSKRKFKDFVGILNMRCQSIDMKSEKDYRTYFANESSKISYLVTKKDNPENDKHWLKLLKVEALGIPPDSPLLDSRVSLEDLGDGPSSVTVYGRVTNIPLSFNNHSVCYLDFKDICQGLYSSSDYITIASTFKCIVLDNVPVMTTKMKNDARRFITLLDAIYESRCQFFMRSDIDIDYLFFPDVLHSDNKELMDYVKSVQHKSGNENIMEVQDEEMFARTSIDMNNPYRPNISTYDQSYTKSFDDFKTVQKENINNEYVNTRAFTGDDEKFAFKRAVSRVKEMVASESWRLDDRWVPLDHTMRPWESPTVESNNKAKNVDDLATEGNQKLDKLLEEKGIKSITLEIAETLPREYSLGQGVSFRLLNSRIAPIFDSLQHYWAMGKWSPENGKRLKDSIARSWIRSSIRKK, from the coding sequence ATGATCAGGGTCGTTGCTAAAACTGTTATCAGAATAAATACACAATGGAAGTTTTATTGCACTGTGTCTGGAGGCGTACAAGGAGTTGAAGGGAGAGTGCCGCGTGTTACTCAAAAATCAGAAAGCACCACCAGCAGTTTGACAATAACTGATCCTTACCTAATTTATCTTGGTTACATTCAACAGGGGATCTTAGAAAAGGATGAATCACAATTACGGGTAATGAAAGagtttcaaaaattgtATCATCGAGTTCTTGATTATACCCCACCAGAAGAATTACAAATACAGTTGAGCCTTATCTTGCGACAAATAGAAGTAAACCAAGCCAAGCAGACTGATCGCAACAATAAGTTCTCTCCTATGAGATTGTTTAAACAAGATCCTGAACTCAAAAGGAAGCAGTTAGTGAGATACATtactgatgaagaagaactaCAGAACTTTGCATCTCCCCAGGGATTGTTGATTAATGGCGAAGTTGGTTGTGGAAAATCCATGTTAATGGACATTTTTGCTGCATCTTTACCTCATAAGTCCAAGATGCGTTGGCACTACAATAACTTTATTTTGTGGGTTTTCAGTGAAATGCACAAAATTCAGCAACAGCGAATGCTTCAAGTTGGTCTGCAAAAATATACAATGGAGAACGAGTTTTTACTATATGAAGTTGCCCAGAAGATGGTTCAAAAGAATTCTATTTTGATGTTGGATGAGTTTGTTTTACCCGATATTGCATCTGCtaatattataaaaatattgtttacgtttttcttcaaattaGGAGGTGTTTTGGTGGCAACATCAAATAAGTTACCAGAAGAATTGTATTCAACCGATTTCAGTAAGCGCAAATTTAAGGATTTTGTGGGAATATTGAATATGAGATGTCAATCAATCGATATGAAATCCGAAAAGGATTACCGCACTTATTTTGCTAATGAATCTTCGAAAATTCTGTATTTGGTGACTAAAAAAGATAATCCGGAAAATGATAAACATTGGCTAAAACTATTAAAAGTTGAGGCCTTGGGTATCCCACCAGATTCACCTTTACTTGATAGTAGAGTTTCCTTAGAAGATTTAGGAGACGGGCCATCTTCTGTGACAGTTTATGGTAGGGTTACTAATATACCTTTGTCATTTAACAACCACAGTGTATGCTATTTGGATTTTAAGGACATATGTCAGGGGTTATATTCATCCTCCGATTACATAACTATTGCATCTACATTCAAATGTATTGTATTGGATAATGTTCCAGTGATGACAACGAAAATGAAAAACGATGCACGAAGATTCATCACTCTTTTAGATGCAATTTATGAGTCTCGGTGTCAGTTTTTTATGAGAAGTGATATTGATATAGATTATCTTTTCTTCCCTGATGTTTTGCATTCGGATAATAAGGAATTGATGGATTATGTGAAAAGTGTGCAACACAAAAGTGGCAACGAGAATATCATGGAGGTTCAAGATGAGGAAATGTTTGCTCGTACTTCAATAGATATGAATAACCCATACCGTCCCAATATATCTACTTACGATCAATCGTATACTAaatcatttgatgatttcaAAACTGTGCAGAAAGAGAATATAAACAATGAATATGTGAATACCAGAGCTTTTACAGGTGACGATGAAAAGTTTGCATTCAAACGAGCAGTATCTAGAGTCAAGGAAATGGTTGCCTCTGAAAGTTGGAGACTTGATGATCGTTGGGTGCCACTAGATCATACTATGAGACCATGGGAGTCACCAACTGTAGagagcaacaacaaagcAAAAAATGTAGACGATTTGGCCACAGAGGGAAACCAAAAGCTAgataaattattggaaGAAAAGGGGATAAAAAGTATTACGTTGGAGATAGCAGAAACATTACCAAGGGAATACTCATTGGGCCAGGGGGTTCTGTTTAGACTATTGAATTCCCGGATTGCTCCGATCTTTGATAGTTTACAACATTATTGGGCTATGGGGAAATGGTCTCCTGAAAACGGGAAAAGGTTGAAAGATTCAATCGCCAGAAGCTGGATACGATCAAGCATTCGAAAGAAATAG
- a CDS encoding mitochondrial 37S ribosomal protein RSM25: protein MKIQTDAANVLQRASAQLKSGLLKEKPLWYDIIAKYPPTSTNDLIKKSHVYEGKSDPRNNSIIYKYPNSSSSSTNKSGGGVSSTILFKTRPSNKELKSKNHNIHKLPKLKFIEDSLRKIFYQQHPWELSRPKNLIDNDNGNNNEKCDWSHMLQLYKPLDGESVVQRTLWLLKNNNIKKLSMMEAYDKARFEFYKLRMQEEMESHVSKEESSMYGSVFTSTTVNWNLFKEQEYINDWTIIAKERTQVIEANMNKSSAPIGSVVEEEKSQSSLFEDLLSNDNLQSEIEQPEQPEQQQP from the coding sequence ATGAAGATTCAAACTGATGCAGCCAATGTTTTACAACGTGCATCAGCACAATTAAAATCTGgtttattaaaagaaaaaccacTATGGTATGATATAATTGCTAAATATCCTCCAACTTCAactaatgatttaattaaaaaatctCATGTTTATGAAGGTAAATCTGATCCTagaaataattcaattatttataaatatccaaattcatcatcatcatcaacaaacaaaagtGGTGGGGGtgtttcttcaacaatattatttaaaactCGTCCACTgaataaagaattaaaatcgaaaaatcataatattcataaattaccaaaattaaaatttattgaagatTCATTAaggaaaattttttatcaacaacatccaTGGGAATTATCTCGtccaaaaaatttaattgataatgataatggtaataataatgaaaaatgtgATTGGAGTCATATGTTACAATTATATAAACCATTAGATGGTGAATCAGTAGTTCAACGTACATTATGGTTacttaaaaataataatattaaaaagtTATCAATGATGGAAGCTTATGATAAAGCtagatttgaattttataaattaagaATGCAAGAAGAAATGGAAAGTCATGTAtctaaagaagaaagttCAATGTATGGAAGTGTATTTACTAGTACTACAGTGAATTGgaatttatttaaagaacaagaatatattaatgattGGACAATTATTGCTAAAGAAAGAACTCAAGTTATTGAAGCTAATATGAATAAATCTTCAGCTCCAATTGGTTCTGtagttgaagaagaaaaatctcaatcttcattatttgaagatttattactgaatgataatttacaaTCTGAAATAGAACAACCAGAACAAccagaacaacaacaaccataG